A stretch of the Vitis riparia cultivar Riparia Gloire de Montpellier isolate 1030 chromosome 13, EGFV_Vit.rip_1.0, whole genome shotgun sequence genome encodes the following:
- the LOC117928398 gene encoding B3 domain-containing protein At3g25182-like, producing the protein MKIFEDGGDRCLKKTIKIKKRPPRCHDDNDDEDDDGGCVQEKKKPRMKKMMDRARCPSPHATPELPVILRNRIKIRQSFLTLEENERLNSGGNGKKCVDMEVMLIEPSLHRETISLRKWNMKKASGNSTSMYVLVTNWKSVTERNSMKEDETVQLWSFRIKSKLGFALVKRRLQDDLRNCSLRGTLDS; encoded by the exons ATGAAGATATTCGAAGATGGAGGTGATCGGTGTCTTAAAAAAACGATCAAGATTAAAAAACGGCCACCACGATGCCATGATGACAACGacgatgaagatgatgatgggGGGTGTGTTCAGGAGAAAAAGAAGCCgaggatgaagaagatgatggatAGGGCAAGGTGTCCGTCTCCCCATGCAACGCCAGAGCTCCCTGTCATCCTCAGGAATCGGATCAAG ATACGACAAAGTTTCCTCACACTTGAAGAGAACGAGAGGTTGAACTCAGGAGGAAACGGAAAAAAATGTGTAGATATGGAAGTGATGTTGATTGAGCCCTCCCTTCATCGGGAAACCATCAGTCTGAGGAAGTGGAACATGAAGAAAGCTTCTGGAAATTCTACCTCAATGTATGTGTTGGTGACTAATTGGAAATCGGTTACGGAAAGGAATAGCATGAAGGAAGATGAAACGGTGCAGCTTTGGTCTTTTCGAATCAAGTCGAAGTTGGGTTTCGCTCTTGTAAAGAGAAGACTACAAGATGATCTTAGGAATTGTTCATTAAGGGGTACCCTGGATAGCTGA
- the LOC117927748 gene encoding phosphate transporter PHO1 homolog 3-like translates to MKFGKEFTAQMVPEWQAAYMDYNYLKTQLKEIQRFHARDRAPARLVKRTSSLYRAFSGLIQRQKSQNQPTNLTSPDAESQVIVVNSVAQDGSQGYETRFLMSGEEGGEYELVFFRRLDDEFNKVNKFYRSKVEEVLKEADVLTKQMNALIAFRIKVENPTGWADRSNEITRLSSDVAASSAALSASAPSGARAASRRVFKDFLLDVEPTSRRQPDESSDGKDQTKEDNAIHQNIEKQKPNNFRAARPAPLQILERLKINNTLETPRSTIKGFLNIPKWTEPNFNTECLKKVEQRLKQALVVFYNKLRLLKSYSFLNTMALSKIMKKYDKITSRNASKAYLKMVDSSYLGSSDEVTKLMERVEATFIKHFSNANRSKGMSILRPKAKRESHRVTFFMGFFAGCTAALIVALVLIARARNLIDQPGATQYMETMFPLYSLFGFFVLHMLMYAANIYFWRKYRVNYSFIFGFKQGTEMGYREVLLLSFCLATLALASVVSNLDMEMDPKTKDYKAFTELIPLVLVVLVLIILLCPFNIILRSSRFFFLTCLFHSLCAPLYKVTLPDFFLADQLTSQLQAFRSLEFYVCYYGWGDYKLRQNTCSTNDVFKAFSFIVVAIPYWCRLFQCLRRLFEEKDPMQGYNGLKYFSTLVAISVRTAYSLDRGKINWNIMAWIFSVIAAICGTYWDLVVDWGLLQRQSKNRWLRDKLLIPYKSVYFGAMVLNVLLRFAWLQTVLNFQVSFLHREAMIAIFASLEIIRRGIWNFFRLENEHLNNVGAYRAFKSVPLPFNHDEDDDKDD, encoded by the exons ATGAAGTTCGGGAAGGAGTTCACGGCACAGATGGTGCCGGAATGGCAGGCAGCATATATGGATTACAATTATCTCAAGACACAGCTGAAAGAAATCCAGCGTTTTCATGCAAGGGATAGGGCACCGGCTCGCTTGGTGAAGCGGACGTCATCGCTTTACAGAGCTTTCAGTGGTTTAATACAGAGACAGAAGTCACAAAACCAACCCACAAACTTAACCTCGCCAGACGCGGAGAGCCAAGTCATTGTGGTGAATTCTGTGGCCCAAGATGGCTCACAGGGCTACGAGACTAGGTTTTTGATGTCGGGGGAAGAAGGAGGAGAATACGAGCTGGTGTTTTTCAGAAGGCTAGATGATGAGTTCAATAAAGTTAATAAGTTTTACAGGTCTAAGGTGGAGGAGGTCTTGAAGGAGGCTGACGTGCTGACCAAGCAAATGAATGCCTTGATTGCTTTTCGGATAAAAGTGGAGAATCCAACTGGTTGGGCTGATAGGTCAAATGAGATTACTCGCCTTTCTTCTGATGTTGCAGCTTCATCGGCTGCATTGTCAGCCTCCGCTCCATCCGGGGCCAGAGCAGCAAGCA GAAGAGTTTTCAAGGACTTTCTACTAGATGTCGAACCCACCAGCAGGAGGCAACCAGATGAATCGAGCGATGGAAAGGATCAAACCAAGGAGGACAATGCTATCCACCAAAACATTGAGAAACAGAAGCCAAATAACTTCAGGGCAGCTAGACCTGCTCCGTTACAAATACTCGAACGTTTGAAAATCAACAACACTCTTGAGACTCCTCGATCAACCATTAAAGGCTTCCTCAATATTCCCAAGTGGACAGAGCCAAACTTCAATACAGAGTGTCTGAAGAAAGTTGAACAACGGCTTAAGCAGGCTTTGGTTGTATTTTATAACAAGCTGCGGCTTCTAAAGAGCTACAG CTTCTTGAATACCATGGCATTGTCAAAGATCATGAAGAAATACGACAAG ATCACGTCAAGAAATGCATCAAAAGCTTACTTGAAAATGGTGGATAGCTCCTACCTTGGTAGCTCTGATGAG GTAACCAAACTCATGGAAAGAGTGGAAGCCACATTCATCAAACATTTCTCAAATGCAAACCGCAGTAAAGGCATGAGCATATTGAGAccaaaagcaaagagagaaagcCACAGAGTAACATTTTTCATGG GTTTCTTTGCTGGATGCACAGCAGCTCTGATAGTGGCTCTTGTTTTGATTGCACGGGCTCGCAACCTCATAGATCAACCAGGGGCAACCCAGTACATGGAAACCATGTTTCCCCTTTACAG CCTGTTTGGATTTTTTGTCCTACACATGCTTATGTATGCTGCTAATATTTACTTCTGGAGGAAGTACCGAGTCAATTATTccttcatatttggtttcaagCAAGGAACAGAGATGGGCTACCGAGAAGTTCTCCTCCTCAGCTTTTGTCTGGCAACGCTAGCCCTGGCTAGTGTGGTCTCAAACCTCGACATGGAAATGGACCCCAAAACGAAGGACTATAAAGCATTCACTGAACTTATCCCTCTGGTACTAGTTGTG CTTGTACTTATCATACTCCTCTGCCCATTTAACATCATCCTTCGCTCAAGCCGATTCTTCTTCCTCACATGCTTATTTCACAGTCTCTGTGCTCCTCTTTACAag GTCACACTCCCAGATTTCTTCTTGGCAGATCAACTCACTAGCCAG TTGCAAGCCTTTAGGAGCCTGGAGTTCTATGTTTGCTACTATGGTTGGGGAGACTACAAACTCAGACAGAACACTTGCAGCACAAATGATGTCTTCAAAGCGTTCTCTTTCATTGTTGTTGCAATTCCATACTGGTGTCGCCTCTTTCAG TGCCTGCGAAGGCTGTTTGAGGAGAAGGATCCGATGCAAGGATACAATGGGCTGAAATATTTCTCGACCCTGGTTGCCATTAGTGTGAGGACAGCTTACAGCCTTGACAGGGGGAAAATAAACTGGAATATTATGGCCTGGATTTTCTCTGTCATTGCAGCAATCTGTGGTACATACTGGGACTTGGTAGTTGACTGGGGGCTTCTGCAAAGGCAATCCAAGAACCGCTGGTTGAGAGACAAACTCCTCATCCCCTACAAAAGCGTATATTTTGGAGCTATG GTGCTGAATGTTTTGTTGAGATTTGCCTGGTTACAGACAGTGTTGAATTTCCAGGTCTCTTTCCTACATAGGGAAGCCATGATTGCAATTTTTGCTAGCTTGGAGATCATCCGTCGTGGCATATGGAATTTCTTCAG GTTGGAGAACGAACATTTGAACAATGTGGGTGCATACCGCGCATTCAAGTCAGTACCATTACCCTTCAACcatgatgaggatgatgacAAAGATGATTAG